One genomic window of Vicia villosa cultivar HV-30 ecotype Madison, WI unplaced genomic scaffold, Vvil1.0 ctg.003501F_1_1, whole genome shotgun sequence includes the following:
- the LOC131641070 gene encoding uncharacterized protein LOC131641070 translates to MVTGDIDETMQEEEDTEGHGEEDNFHFDLEGMKVEECMEGDYECPRFVLSAWEEKRIHRPRRRGVIVKLLGRRIGYKALETRLKQMWVRKGIINIIDLSNDYYLVAFTHEEDKNAALADGPWFIYDHYLTVKDWSPDFHPERDSIESVAVWIRISGLPIEYYDPKVLSFIGDRVGKAVKVDKNTLKQERGKYARILCGS, encoded by the coding sequence ATGGTCACTGGAGATATTGATGAGACCATGCAGGAGGAAGAAGACACTGAAGGACATGGAGAGGAGGATAACTTTCACTTTGATCTTGAAGGAATGAAGGTGGAAGAATGTATGGAGGGAGACTATGAATGCCCCAGATTCGTGCTTTCTGCATGGGAGGAAAAGAGGATTCATCGACCAAGGAGGCGAGGTGTGATAGTAAAACTCTTAGGGAGAAGAATCGGATACAAGGCTTTAGAGACAAGGCTGAAGCAGATGTGGGTGCGTAAAGGTATCATCAATATCATTGACTTGAGCAATGATTATTACCTGGTTGCATTCACGCACGAAGAAGATAAGAACGCTGCTCTTGCAGATGGCCCATGGTTCATCTATGACCACTATTTAACTGTGAAGGATTGGAGTCCAGATTTTCACCCGGAACGTGACTCCATTGAAAGTGTTGCGGTCTGGATTAGGATTTCAGGACTTCCAATCGAGTATTACGATCCTAAAGTGTTAAGCTTCATTGGTGACCGTGTGGGGAAAGCTGTGAAAGTTGATAAGAACACTTTGAAGCAGGAGAGGGGGAAATACGCGCGTATTTTGTGTGGAAGTTAA
- the LOC131641071 gene encoding uncharacterized protein LOC131641071, whose translation MDKEGGFVNRPLVLTGSNYDYWKPHMVAFIKALDSKAWKAIVKGWKHPVVLDAIKQPTSTLKLEEDWDDEEDNLALGNFKALNAIFNSIDRNVFRLVNTCEVAKDAWDILKTAHEGTSKVKMSRLQLLTTQFENLRMKEDESIHDFYMNVFEIANTSSALGEKMPEEKLVRKMLRSLPKSFDMKVTAIEEAQDINLLKLDELVRSLQTFEMSVNERSEKENKSIAFVANSKDGQEECNLSTKEGTVNSIVLLGRQINLVTKQMKRNPNSNAQNNSFDILKANDLEIRRGEEKYPQEKEKFVKHVEALTGRWGSSEESSDDELTYDGLGASYRELYLRSSDLGQMTDRQKDLIHHLKAEKREHLKTISALKEEVLSLKSELDRVHKSVRMLNKGNDSLDEILEMGRITGDLSGLGFSKNKISASDTSYPKYGSEMLVQMSQYYGKSRVVPVTSRFY comes from the exons atggacaaggaaGGAGGGTTTGTGAACAGACCACTTGTTCTGACTGGAAGCAATTATGACTACTGGAAGCCACATATGGTAGCCTTCATAAAAGCTTTGGACAGCAAAGCTTGGAAAGCCATTGTAAAAGGGTGGAAACATCCTGTTGTGTTGGACGCAATTAAACAGCCCACCTCTACTCTAAAACTTGAAGAAGATTGGGATGATGAAGAGGATAATCTTGCTCTTGGAAACTTTAAAGCCTTGAACGCTATATTCAACAGTATTGACAGGAATGTCTTCAGATTGGTGAACACATGTGAAGTTGCTAAAGATGCCTGGGATATCCTCAAAACTGCCCATGAGGGAACCTCCAAGGTGAAAATGTCCAGGCTTCAGCTGCTCACCACTCAATTTGAGAATCTAAGGATGAAGGAAGATGAAAGTATCCATGATTTTTATATGAATGTCTTCGAGATAGCAAACACATCTAGTGCCTTGGGAGAAAAAATGCCAGAAGAAAAACTGGTGAGAAAGATGTTGAGATCCCTCCCCAAGAGTTTTGATATGAAGGTCACTGCCATAGAAGAAGCCCAAGACATCAACCTGTTAAAACTGGATGAATTGGTTAGATCCCTTCAAACGTTTGAAATGAGCGTCAATGAAAGGTCTGAAAAggagaacaaaagcatagcctttGTCGCCAACTCTAAAGATGGACAGGAGGAATGTAATCTAagtacaaaggaaggaacagtcAATTCTATAGTTCTGCTTGGAAGACAAATTAACCTGGTAACAAAGCAGATGAAAAGGAACCCAAATTCAAATGCTCAAAATAACTCCTTTGACATTCTCAAGGCAAATGATCTTGAAATAAGAAGGGGAGAAGAAAAGTACCCTCAAGAAAAGG AGAAGTTTGTCAAGCATGTGGAAGCCTTAACAGGCAGATGGGGATCTAGTGAAGAATCCAGTGATGATGAACTGACCTATGATGGACTAGGTGCATCATACCGGGAATTGTATCTCAGAAGCTCTGATCTAGGTCAAATGACAGACAGACAAAAGGATCTCATACACCACCTAAAGGCTGAAAAGAGAGAGCACCTGAAAACCATCTCTGCCTTAAAGGAAGAAGTGCTTTCTTTGAAGTCTGAACTTGACAGAGTTCACAAGTCTGTCAGGATGTTGAATAAAGGGAATGACTCTCTAGATGAAATCCTAGAAATGGGGAGAATAACCGGAGACTTGAGTGGTCTAGGATTCAGCAAGAACAAGATATCTGCCTCTGACACCTCTTATCCTAAGTATGGCTCTGAGATGTTGGTTCAAATGTCTCAATATTATGGCAAGAGTAGAGTTGTgcctgtaacatcccgattttattag